The Leishmania panamensis strain MHOM/PA/94/PSC-1 chromosome 12 sequence genome includes the window GTAGACGGGAGGGAtgttgtggttgtgtggGACGGCAAAGACCAGGATGATCGGCGCCGCCTTGCCGCAGCGGAGCGCACACGCCAACTTGCCGAAGAGAACCTCCGTGTTGcggagcagcgacgcgcagAGCACAAAgcgcaggagcaggcggAACGTGAAAGGGCGCAAGCAGAGCGCACGGAGCTGCAGAGGCAGCTCGCGCAGGAGCATGCAGAGAATGTGGAAAGACACCGCCGTAACGCTGAGGCACTGCGAAGTGCCCAAGAGGCCGAGCGCGAGCGCTGGTGCAGGGCAAGCACCACTGATGCGAAcctgcaggcggcgccgctcttgTCCCTCTTCGACACGATGGAAAGGCGAGAGCGGGATGAGGCGATTCGGGCACAGCAGAAGCAGGTGGACGACATGGCTCTGAATGCACGTCATGCTGCGCAAAAGCGGGAATGCGCGCAAGCCGAACGGGATAGGGAGCGGCAGTGCACCGCGGATTATGCCAAGGCAGAACTGGAGAGCTTTGAGCGTGAAGTGGAGAACGCGCACCAGAGGCGCGAGTACGAGCGTCTGCAGCTACAAGACGCAGCAAAGGCGGCTGGAAAGGTGCGACAGGCCCATGCAGAGGccgcacggcagcgacagaaGTCTGTAgagcctcttctcttctggcCAGCCGCGCATTCACCGAGAGCCGAGGATGCTAAGATAGCCGAAAATCGTAGGTTTCACGAGGACCTTCGCCGTCAGGCCGAGAAAAAGCGCAACGATCGTGCTCGTGAAGAGGAAGCAGAACGGGCAAGCGTCCGTGCGCTTATTGAGTACGATACTCGATCGGCGCAGGAGGCTTTCGCGCATGAGCGTAAGGtggcgagaaaaaaagcagaagACCTCCGGCGCACTTTGGAGGCACAGATCGCGCAGAAGCGCAAGGGAGCCgaagggcagcggcaagcaTGTACCGCTGTCGATGCTACACGTGTGTCTGCTACCGAAGCAATGATACTGTATCGTTGCCCCGTGACGGGAGAGCTTCTGCCTGCCAGCGCGTACGACTTTGGCGTTCAGCGAGGACGTAAATGAACGGTATGTTTAGCTTGGTCACAACCATCTGTGCTGCAGTTACTGCAACCTGAGGTTCTCGCACTTCTACTTTCACTAGTGATGGAGCGTGCGCTTTGGGGAGTTGTAACGCCAAGTCCGACCGGACTGTGAAGGGGGCGGGCGCGATGTCGCGGGCTTTCTTTTCGTCCCATACTGGCGACCATCGCACTTTTTAGATCGCATCCCTGTACATATCGCCACCGTTGTGCTAGACGAAAGgggaacaacaacaacaggaGAGAGCAGCCCCCAGAAAAGGTAGCACAAAAGGGCCTTTCAATACTCATGAAGCAGCTAGTTTACTGTAGTGGGCTCTGCTAGGGGGTCGACTGGGCGGCCGTGCGCCATGCGCACTGTTCAcgccgcttttttttcctgaaGGCTCGTGCGGCCTCTTTGCGCTTTTGCCCTGCATACTTTGTGTATTATGCTCTCTACCGCCTCCTCTGGAAAACACGCGCCTCTTTCTGAACGGATGTCACCGGCTGTTTAACCATGCACACGAAAAGCTGCGTACGCCCAAGCTACTATTGCAGACTAAGCGATAAGCACCCAATAACAGGTTAGCAAGACACAGCATACCCGAAGGGCTCTCACGGAATCGTGGACGCTTCGACACTGATTGGCAGTTCCCGTGGACGGGCTGACTCTCTGGCCAAGACGTGTTCGCTGCCACAACCGTAAGGGAAGTGCGACAGATGCTCATATGGACCAACACTACGCCGATGCTGCTCCGTTTCAAGGCGTGTGGTTTGGGACCACCCCAACACACGACTTCTACCTGACGACTCTTGAGAAAGAACTGTTGCGGATGTCGGCGATGGAGCACTTGCACGCTTGCTGTTTAGATGACCCCCAGCTGCCTACTGCGCGTGATGGTGACACGCACTCACTTCTGCGTAGCGCGCTGCACGAATCGGCGCGAGTGTTTCTGTCTCTGGTGTTGCTCCTATGCCTCCTAGCACACCTTCTCAACTGACAGCAGGATCATCCAGATGGTGTGGACTCCCTTACTTGGCGTGCCATAGGCTAGCACACGTTTTTAGCTATCTTTTTCTGCTCACTCTTTGCTCTGTTTCCTGCTCAGTGTATTGCTTCCTGTAATGTAACGTAAATCCGTGATGAGAGTGTTAGCCTCCTTTGTGCTCGTGTGACAGTGCAGCTGTTGCGTGTGGGCTGGTTGCTTGACCAGTCAGTTTCTTGTCAGTCATGCAtgccttctctgcctcatGTCACCAAATGTCAGCTATGATCTGCGTCAAGTGTTGCCGCATATCTGCAACTGGAAAACACAAATCGTTGGATGGTCCTCCGTGGCCTGATGTGAGGTTTCTGTTGTCTATCTCGTTTGCCTCATCTTACTCTTATCTTGCTTTTACTCCCGCACTTCCTCCTGCTTTTACGTGAACGCCAGTGGGCTTGCAGGAGTGATTGACTGAACAACGGCCCACTACGCGCTGCCAGTAAAGCAAAGATGCACTCAGTGCTTCCCTACACCACCAATCCAGCGCAGATGGCGTCAATCGAGAAGCTTAAGCTCATAAACccctcttcagcagctgctactGGACCCTATGTGAGCGTGCGGGATCCCAAACTAGTCGTCGGAGGGCTGCTGCACAACTGGGAtgcagaggcggcgcacgCGCTTCTTAACGCTCCAAAGTCCGTGCAGACGTGGGACTTGTCTTGGACTGAAGACGAGACCAACTGGGAGGAACAGGTGCATCGCTGCACCTACCCAGAAGAGGTAGAGGATTTACTGCCAGCAAAATGGATCGGCTACTGTGTCCAGAGCGATGTGGATGAAACCCTGGCACGCGTTTGTAAGCTGTGCACAGCGCTGGTGAACAAGTTCATTTCGCTCTCTCAGGGCAACAACGCCAACTTGTCCACTGCTAAgtggcgccagcgccaggCTCTGTATGACAGACTCGGCGCCGTCATGGAGCTATTGGAAGCGTCTGTTGGTGAAGCGATCCCTATTCTGAAGCTGAAGGACCCAGAGTTCATCCACAACTGCTGGAGCCAGATGCAGGATGATGAGCGAGTAGAAATTATGTCTGCGCTGGGGACCAAAGAGTATGACTAGACCTGCAATCTTGTGAGCACGCTCCTCCGATTTTTGTCTGTTTGCTTTtacctttctttctcttcttcttctcccttgcATATCACAGACGAGTTAACCGCCTATTGGTTAGCTCGTCTGTAGGCGTCTCCATCGCAGCTGTCATGTGGGGTTAGGAGAAgtgaagggggtggggacttttttctctttgctttgcgccccccccccctcccaccgcTAGAGAGAGCCGCGTGACACGGGCGCTCgatgttgttgttgtttttatttgcctttccccttttAGATCCCAGCGCCTAGCACGCGCAATGctcaaaaagaaaaggtcGTATTTTGTAGCTGAGCGAGGTGCTCGCGCTTGTTTCACAGATCTCTGGGTATAGTTCTCCTCGCTCCTTCGCGTTTTTCTGCTTCCCTGCCCCTGATGACCTCTGGTGTCTTTCACTCGGCGGTGGGACTGCAGGTCGTGTTTGCGACTTCAACCATACCGCCATGGTTGCTCCTATTTTCCCCATTCTTGTTCTCCGTGCTGTGTTGCTCTTGGACCCTTCATGGCCACTTTCATACGTCATAGCTGTACTAGTAAGCTTGCTAGACGCTGTTCTATGCGCCGTTTCACAGCCTGGCTCCAGCTACTCACATTTGAGGCACTTCTGTGCGGAACACATGCCGTGCTACCGTCCCCAACACGTCTTGCTGCCGCATGTGCTCACGCCAAGGAGGAGTTTGCATCGCAGTGCAGCACgagcgcgccaccgccaactATGCTGACGACGGCTGTTGTGGCCACTCACCTATTGAGCAACAACCTCAGAGAggccgcagcagtgcttgCGTCGCACCCCCGTCAGCAGCAGGTATTGGAGGGAGTGCGGGATTATGTGGCGCGTCATCCTGGCGTGTTCGCAGTGTCTACGCTGACGGGCATGTTAGAGGAGATgcagtgtgtgggtgagggcGCGGCGGCTACCTTTCTGTGCGCAGCCGTCAAGGAGTTTCTTCACAGCTCATCCACAGTAGATGCAGCGAAGGACGAAGCGACCGAGTGGAATGCCCAGCGCGAGAGCTTGCgctcgctggtgctgcgacATGTTCGCCTTCACCCCACCTATGCATCCGCTCTCCTGGGCTCACTCTGTGCAGTAAGCCGAGGCTGTGCAGAGGACCGCGATGACGTCATCGACGTAATGCAGATCGCCATGCGCGAGCACTCGATGAATCCGCGGGACTTCGGTGGAGTGTTGGATGTTGTATGGAAAACAGGAGAGCCGCGGCGTGTCGCGATGATGTGGAGCTGGATGCAGCACACATCCGCCTGCTGGGATGTTCGCGCGGCTTCGATCGCGATCATGGCGTTTTCGGAACTTCATCAAATGGATGAGGCAGTGGCGTGCATGCAGAAGCTTGCGGAGGCTGACCGCGACCCGACGATCGACGCTCAGGTCGCCTTTGTAAGGTTTCTAGGGGTGCGAACACACGCCCTCCTTCAGTACGCAGCTCGGTTGGTGCTTCACTGGCATCCCTCCGGCGAGCAGCTTTGGCGCGGGGAGGCTCAGGCCGTCGGAATGGAGCTTGTTAAAGTTtgctgcgcgtgcggcgAGCGTAAGCTGGGTATGGAGATGCTTGAACAGATGGTGGCGACGAACGCTGGTGTCCCAGCAGAGCTAGACGTATTTATGCTGCGgccaggtgctgcggcgctcgGTGAGGAGGTTCGTGCATCAGTGGTTACGagcaaggcgctgcaggaatTGTTCATTGACGTTCCCTTGCGCCTGTCCAGCTTGGGTGGTCAACCAGAACTAGTCGggcttcttctttctcttggGATGGCGGCCAATCGCCTTCCAGAGGTGTACGACGTGCTGGGTAAGACATCGCTTTCGCCTGCCAACTTTCAATGCGCCCTTAACTACTTTACGAAGGGAAGCGCCCTGAAGATAGCGAGTCCTGCCGCCGTGCTGGCCTGCGTGCGGGAAGCTGGTGCGCGAACGGGTCATAAGGTTCCCAAAGAGATGGAGTCGTGGCTGCAGCTGGTGATAGATATGTAGCTCGAGAAAGGCtaagagagaaggggtgtCAGTCGGCTGCACCTTCCCCTTTTTGTTGGGAGAAGAtgagaggcggaggtgctttGATGATAACGTTGCCTCTCACCCGTACGAACGTGAAGCACCCAGTGCATTCCTGAGTAAAGTCAACAGTGGTGAAGGGGGGTGAGATGGAGAATGGTGAACACGAGCGTATCTCCCTATTTGCTGCCAACtgaggggtgggtggtgtTGCCTGGTTGCCGGCCCTTGACTGTTATGAGTACGTAGGGGGCTGCACCCACAGAGCAAGCATGAGCAGCTTCATACGAAAAAGATTACGCTCTTTTTGTCGTTCATATTCGTGACTTTTTATCAGCGGGGCCGTGCCAGCTGTAAAGTGAGAAGACGAGATGTGTAATGAGAGACTGGAGAGGGGTCGTGCTCCTCCCCTCGCACCTTCATCttcgcacaggcacacagtAAAGAGAATGAAGCGCGCCCCCGTTGAACAAAAGCGCATGCACAAAATCTCATGATTATGGGgagagcggcgcgctgcagtgctTATCACTTTCCATCACTCTTTAGCAGCTGGGACACGATCAAGACTGTCGCCAGCGGTGGGATGAGGTTCCCCGTTTCACTTATTTATGCCACCGTCTCACTCTTCTGCCTCCAGACAGTTTTATTTTGTGCCCCATCAACACCAGCCTGTCGACGAGACGGCCCTGCAGCACATTTTTGcattccctcttctctgtcgtTTTCCGGCACACGTCACCACATCGAGACATCCAGAGTTGAGTGCGCACCAtagcgcacgcacaggcgaGTCAATACGATGTCTGCCtcgatgaaaaaaaaaacgttgGCGTGATGTGCTGCCAAATAATAAAGGCGCCATAACTGATCACCAATCACGGCATTATCGGTGAATTTGTCGCTTTACCAGAGATGTTGGACTTCTCCTCATGCCCTTGTCTCCCAAGTAGACGCAACGGGCGTACTACACGCAGGACAGGCTACTCGGGTGAGTACTTTCCATTGAACTCTCAATTTCTGGGGACATTCCACCAGACAAGCACGCCAGCTCAGGGTGCATTACAGAGGCAGCGTCTGCCGACCTAAAAGGGTAGAGCTACCGTCGACGCTGAGGGATAGAGTGCCGTGAGTATGAGGAAGTTTGATGCCTTTCTCGAAGATATGGCGTTGGCCTCCGGCGAGGTGGTGCAAGTGGCGCAGTGGATGCGTCTCTGTGGCGTCGCGCGCAACAAATCGCGTGCCACTTCAAGGCCTGCTGTTCAGCGCTAGAATATGTGGTGTGCTTTGAAGACTATATAGATGTGTCTGCCAATTGATTCAGAGGAGTACCAACGTACAAGTGGCTGTGCGGCGCATACAGGCGAATCctgtcggtgctgcagatACAGCGCCTGTGAGCGCCTCAGGTATCGGTGCCACCGACGAGAGTCAAGGCGCGACGGATGAAAAGCCCAGCTGTGCGACAGTGCCGGCTAACGTGGTCAATATGAATATCAGCAGTGACATTCCGTTGGCGCCAACGCTGGCCTCTTCGGCGCTGTCGGTGAATCAGGTGATGACCAAGTGCCGGAACCGGACCTTTTCGGAAGTGAGGTATGCCGGGTAGCATATTCAAATTCACATGCGAGGCCATCAGCAAAtcctttcccttctgccCGCTCCCTGGGGCCAGCGCGGCCGGATAAGTACGCGGTTCTGCAGCCTTATGCACCACCTGCAGACCATGCGCGCTGACCAGTGCGTCCTTGATGGGGAAACCCTCATGGCAAATATTCAGAcgtgtccccctcccctttggCACTCTCGGggagcacaagcacacgcagtTCAACGTCACGCCCTGCGTGTATTCCTGGACGACATTCTTTACTGGGATGGGTAATCGCTCTTAAAGAAGCCGCTggggcagcagtgcgagGAGATGCGAAAGGGCATGTAAGCCATTTGAAGCCGTGTGATTTTCTTGCTCCGCCCCATCGAGGGCTGATACAAGCAGGGCGGAGCCGAGCTTCAGCAACATCTGCGGCGAGCCACCATCGAGGGGTTAGAAGAGCTTGCCATCAAAGGCACAAGGAGCTTCTATGAGCCGCATGCATGCAGCTGGCTGACGCTCAAAAAGGTCCACCTCGAAGACCTTGCGGACTCTTCTGATCTGCTGGAGCTCTGTCCGGGGTACAGCCGTGGGAGCAAGGGCGGCCAGTTCTCCATTGTCGCGAGGGGCTATCTTGAAGCTTCCCTTCCCACCGATTCACCTGGGCGGCACAAGACGGTCTGCAAAGTAGGGGGTGACCTCAGCGAAGTCCAGCTAACGACTATCACCCATGCCTATCGTGCGCGAATGGTTGTCGTGCCACGCGGACGGGGGCGGCGTACCAACCGGCTAACCTGTCCGATGTGGTTCTGCGACACCCAAGCACGGCAGACATAATGGTAGTCATTGCAGCGAAGTTGTCTGTCGCCATAACACACACCTCTGGTATTTTGGTGTATTCTCCCTGCATCTTGTGTATGCGCCCTGGCAAGATAGTGCCCACAGCTGCAACCCtacgcgagctgcagcacattCAGGCACCTGAAAAGAGAGCCTCACCTTTGTCGGGGTGTCTATCCACTTGCGACTTGTGAACAGGGACACCATGCCTCcgcatgaggaggagggctcTTCTACTGTTTTGCCGGGGCTGTCGGCCTCGCGGAGCAATGACGCAATCGTGCCGAAGATAGCGCTCAGCGTCTCTCATGAAACCTGGCAGCGGGGTCGTATGTACTGTCTCAAGCGGGCACAGCCAGAGGGTGATGGCCTGCGTGCAGCTTCATGTATCCTTTCACGGAGCTTTACGGCCCCATTGCGGCAAAAGCGCACGGGCAGGCGCCATCGCTCAGCTCCGCGGGTCCGACTCTTTTTATCGGGGTCAGACCTGCCAAGTGTATATGACGTGTGCTTGTTGCATTCATGTTCGTGCAGCACTCAACGCTACCTGGCCAAGTATCCCAGATGGATCGAGGATCCCTGGAGGAGGTACTCGCGGAAGCTGCGACGTATGCACTTCGCAATGCCGCTCCACTGCACGTTGTGGTGTCGCTCGTGGACACATAAGTCCAGGTTTTTCCATTGCCCCAGCTCGTGGAAACCCTCAGCGACCAGCGTTATGTTGCGATTGACGTGTATGTTGTCTTATGAGCAGCCCTCGGTCTCCCGACCGCTGCGTACCCCTGAGAGAAAGGTACCAACCTCTttggtgcagcgcagcaccatAACTTCTTCGGCCTTTGTTcggaggggaggcgagacTGGCGGCCAACATTGCTGCGAGAAGGGGTGACTCAGAGTGTCTATGCCTTGCCTAATGTAGCGGTCGCGGAGACTGTGCAAGCTGAAGTGGCGTACATGCATGGTCGCTGTGTGCAGCTTACCACTACGCATCTTTGTAAGATGCCATGCACTCATCTTCTCTGCGTCGATAACGCCTCACTGGTTCACCTGGAGGGATCTTAGCGACAGCCTACTGCAATTGTTAGCGCTGAGCAAGTGCACGATTTCTCCTGCGAAGGCGTGCGCTACACCGAAGGTATTTACCGACTGGAAAGCTCGTGACCGACTGCCCGACTTCTCGCGGGGTAGACCGTGCTGTTCAGCGGTgcgttgcgcagcaggaggcaTGGCGCGGTGTTATGAGGTCGACCGCTCTACTCGGCGACGAGGTGCACTGTACTTCACACATGGTTAGGAGATACTCCACTATGCTGGCTCTCACTGACTTCTGAGAAggcagctgtgcagcagTATAAACACTCGCAGGAGGGTCACTCGCTGCCAGCGACGTGAAGACTGCGCCTTCAGAGGGGCAGTGCTACCTTTGGATACCTACGTCTTTGCCCCGCTTGCAGATGCACGGGCAGCATTGTGTAGCGCACGCCTCTTGAGGGAAGTACCCCTGTGACTGTGGTTCCTGCCCGACCACAGCATTGATGCACTCGCCACCGTGACCCGCGACAAGTTTGGCGCCAATTCGACGAACACTGGGAGCTGTGCATAGCACGCTCTGTTCGCGCTGGGCTCGGCTGCTGCCTGCAAAGCTTCTACCGACGCTCGAGTCGATCTCAAAAGGGGTATCAATGTGGAGTAGAGACGTCACTATGACATTGCTGGGGCCCACATCGCGGCTTCTTTCATGAGCAACCCCGCTGAGGAGGGGTCGAGCGTCCGTGACACCGCCGCTTCCGCCTCCAGCGAAAGCACAGAAACTTTACCCAATGGATTCGCGAGCAGCTACGtatggcggcgctgacggcTAGCCTGGCGAACGCCATGCGCGATGTGGTTGTGACCGCAGCGACAAAAGTCGGCACGCATTACGGCAGCGGAAGGAGAGGATCACATGAGAGACGTGCACGATTTGGCATTGCCACGCGGAGGCTGCGTTTGCCCTACCCGCTCACTCCATCTCTGTTTAAGGCTCTCTTTGCATCCGATTGAATGATATTCAGCTTCTCATGGACTGAGTATTTGCACCTGCGCGTGTTCACGCTTCGCTGCAAGGAGTGACTATGTCGCAGTGCTTTTGGTTTTATTCTACCCCTTTTTCCTCCGCAATCGCTCCgtgcacacagacacactcGCACCGTCTTCATTGTCTTTATTCCACTGAAATGGCGGAGCCTCCACCGAatcctctttccctctggTGGACATACATGCACGCGTCCGTTGATGCGCTGCTCTCTATTTTTCAAGCGATTGAAACGACAAAACAATCAGTACTGTCAACGCTGCTGTGTATCCATCTGTTGTACTGCAACGACGATGCATTAATGATGGTGCCCACCCATGAAGCTGTACGGAGTAAGAGGTCTTGGGTGATGTGGTTACCCCTTTGCCCATGCCGGGAAACGGGCTGTGTACCTACGCCTCACACCCATGTCTGAGCAAgtgtagtgtgtgtgtgtgtgtatcacCCCGAGCGTCTTATGGGGGCCTGGCTGTGGCTCTACCACGCCGCGCTTCTACCTTTCcccttcgccctcctcctccttcatgaCTCACGCTGAACACGCTCGAAATGCACAAAACACCCCCAAATGTGTGCTCCGCTTCTATTGGCGCACTGGCAGTGTGTGTATTCACATTGCAAGCTGGAGTCAGCGCAGCAGGGAATTCATCCGAGAGCGCAAATGAGCAGAAACCATGCGAAAGGTTCGGCGAACGCGCCGCCACTGGACATGCTCcagaagctgcagctctTTCGGTCAACCCTAGTGAACTTTTTAGAGTGGCGCAACTTCAGCGACGTGGTACATGGCTGCTACGTTCGTGTACTACTGgagatgcgcagcgccgaggAGAGTCGACGCGAGAGTCCCGATAACTACTACATCGCGCTTGTGAAGGGGGCCCAGCGTGGGCCGGTTTACTCCGGCTTCTCCGCTGACGCTGTGACCACAGAGTGGCACATTGTGATTGAGTTACCGCCGTGCTTCCGCTCGACGCAGAACGGCAATGTTGTGCAGCTGAACTCCATTTCGAATTCCCCATTTAGACAGGCGGAGTATCAGAACTGGGTAGACATGACAAAGGAGACGAGAGAGCTATCCTTCCCGAGcctcccgcagctgcagttccGCCTAGGGATGCTGGAAGAGCACAAGCAGCAGGCCCTCGCGCCGGAGCCACGCCGCCATAAACACGGTGAGGACGCGCAGACCGCAGAGCTGCGAGACCGAGCgttggaggagaagcgaaacCGCATTAAAGAGGAGATCATGGCTACGCACGTGAAGCTGCGCCGAATTGACCAACTGAAGACACTTTCGTTGGAGGATTTGCAGGAGGTAGAGCGAGAGATACTCGATTTAATCACAGGGGTGCGAATATTCATCAATGAACGTTCGAAATGCATGCTTTGTCACAACAGAATCTGCACGGAAATCTGCTACCCATGCAAGCATCAAGTACTCTGCAAGGACTGTGCCAAGTCGATCTGTGGACGATGCCCCGCGCCAATGTGCAAGACACATGTGCAGTACACGTTTGAAGCGTTCACATCGTAGCATCTGCGTGAGCCTTTTTGTGTGGTTGTCGAAGCTCAGCAGGGCCTGCGCTGCCTGTAATGCTGCATCTTTCGTTTCCTCGATTGACTTTTTGTGCCTCGCCGCCACCCTACCACCCCTTCCAGTGTCGCAACTCGTTACCGGTCTCTTCTGTCACTTTTGGCTCttcgaccgccgccgcttcggGTGAACCGCTTTCTCTATATGCGGCACCCTTGCTGGGCTCGACTAACGGCCTCAAAAATGGCGACACTTTGAGGTGTTGGCGTTTTCTCTGGCGGCATGtactctctcactctctctatATTTCAGTGGTGCTTCGCTGTTCTCCGTGACTGGGCTACGGCGGTGCACTTAGAATTCATGGATGTGTGCCACGGTGCTTTGggtctcttttcccctttgctTGCGCGCATTTTCTCGCCTCTGCTTGCTGTAGTTTTTCTCATAATTTCTTCGCATCTCCGCCTTCGTCTCGCAAGTTTGTTTTCGGCAGCCTCTGCGTCGTGGCAGCGTCTGCACTGTTTTGT containing:
- a CDS encoding hypothetical protein (TriTrypDB/GeneDB-style sysID: LpmP.12.0080) translates to MPSCAHSLLSFPQSHLHLLRFLFSLLARDVAHYCAVFACRFKASRMAAEFSLLQYLGVTVDKYDSSADLDSSALSKKAMFRVWAPTQHPPSKCGPREETCRVLEKNRKGANPWYADPTGEVLLRRKNGVEVQYMVHNSKIPSVYGVNKQLAKKRVDRGRKENSPLVHCSLEVGKDEARQKEARRELLRELLRCNQEQARLKKEEELRERARRIAHERAVLQYNAAGVVRGEVVHKKAVHGEAMREAAVEAPTRREERRAGANVDGRDVVVVWDGKDQDDRRRLAAAERTRQLAEENLRVAEQRRAEHKAQEQAERERAQAERTELQRQLAQEHAENVERHRRNAEALRSAQEAERERWCRASTTDANLQAAPLLSLFDTMERRERDEAIRAQQKQVDDMALNARHAAQKRECAQAERDRERQCTADYAKAELESFEREVENAHQRREYERLQLQDAAKAAGKVRQAHAEAARQRQKSVEPLLFWPAAHSPRAEDAKIAENRRFHEDLRRQAEKKRNDRAREEEAERASVRALIEYDTRSAQEAFAHERKVARKKAEDLRRTLEAQIAQKRKGAEGQRQACTAVDATRVSATEAMILYRCPVTGELLPASAYDFGVQRGRK
- a CDS encoding hypothetical protein (TriTrypDB/GeneDB-style sysID: LpmP.12.0090), with product MDQHYADAAPFQGVWFGTTPTHDFYLTTLEKELLRMSAMEHLHACCLDDPQLPTARDGDTHSLLRSALHESARVFLSLVLLLCLLAHLLN
- a CDS encoding hypothetical protein (TriTrypDB/GeneDB-style sysID: LpmP.12.0100), which translates into the protein MHSVLPYTTNPAQMASIEKLKLINPSSAAATGPYVSVRDPKLVVGGLLHNWDAEAAHALLNAPKSVQTWDLSWTEDETNWEEQVHRCTYPEEVEDLLPAKWIGYCVQSDVDETLARVCKLCTALVNKFISLSQGNNANLSTAKWRQRQALYDRLGAVMELLEASVGEAIPILKLKDPEFIHNCWSQMQDDERVEIMSALGTKEYD
- a CDS encoding hypothetical protein (TriTrypDB/GeneDB-style sysID: LpmP.12.0110), which gives rise to MLTTAVVATHLLSNNLREAAAVLASHPRQQQVLEGVRDYVARHPGVFAVSTLTGMLEEMQCVGEGAAATFLCAAVKEFLHSSSTVDAAKDEATEWNAQRESLRSLVLRHVRLHPTYASALLGSLCAVSRGCAEDRDDVIDVMQIAMREHSMNPRDFGGVLDVVWKTGEPRRVAMMWSWMQHTSACWDVRAASIAIMAFSELHQMDEAVACMQKLAEADRDPTIDAQVAFVRFLGVRTHALLQYAARLVLHWHPSGEQLWRGEAQAVGMELVKVCCACGERKLGMEMLEQMVATNAGVPAELDVFMLRPGAAALGEEVRASVVTSKALQELFIDVPLRLSSLGGQPELVGLLLSLGMAANRLPEVYDVLGKTSLSPANFQCALNYFTKGSALKIASPAAVLACVREAGARTGHKVPKEMESWLQLVIDM
- a CDS encoding hypothetical protein (TriTrypDB/GeneDB-style sysID: LpmP.12.0120) — encoded protein: MSRNHAKGSANAPPLDMLQKLQLFRSTLVNFLEWRNFSDVVHGCYVRVLLEMRSAEESRRESPDNYYIALVKGAQRGPVYSGFSADAVTTEWHIVIELPPCFRSTQNGNVVQLNSISNSPFRQAEYQNWVDMTKETRELSFPSLPQLQFRLGMLEEHKQQALAPEPRRHKHGEDAQTAELRDRALEEKRNRIKEEIMATHVKLRRIDQLKTLSLEDLQEVEREILDLITGVRIFINERSKCMLCHNRICTEICYPCKHQVLCKDCAKSICGRCPAPMCKTHVQYTFEAFTS